A stretch of Acidimicrobiales bacterium DNA encodes these proteins:
- the hydA gene encoding dihydropyrimidinase, producing the protein MKKLIKNGTVITSTGADPAEVLIDGETIVAVLQPGSEVAASAEAGADEIIDASGLYVIPGGVDGHTHMELPFGGTVASDDFENGTRAAAWGGTTTIVDFAVQRAGESVRDCLDQWFAKAEGKCAIDYGFHQIIGGVDDQSLKDMDALVDEGITSFKLFMAYPGVFLSDDGQILRAMQQAAGNGALIMMHAENGLAIDVLAEQAVERGETDPVNHGLVRRAEFESEATHRAIQLAKVGAAPLYIVHLSASQALEQVAIARDRGANVFAETCPQYLYLNVEDHMDRGFDGAAYVCSTPLRTKHEHHHEDLWKGLRTNDLSVVATDHCPFCMKDQKELGRDDFRAIPNGIGGVEHRMDLIYQGVVNGEITLPRWVELCATTPARMFGLYPKKGTIQPGADADIVLYDPNRTWTISEENHHMNMDHSAWEGFEINGHVHTVMSRGRVIIENDSYTGSTGHGQYLRRGLSDYLI; encoded by the coding sequence ATGAAGAAGCTCATCAAGAACGGCACCGTGATCACATCGACCGGCGCCGATCCCGCCGAGGTGCTGATCGACGGCGAGACCATCGTGGCCGTGCTCCAGCCCGGCTCCGAGGTCGCCGCGTCCGCCGAAGCGGGCGCCGACGAGATCATCGACGCGTCCGGGCTCTACGTGATCCCGGGCGGGGTCGACGGCCACACCCACATGGAGTTGCCCTTCGGCGGCACGGTCGCGTCCGACGACTTCGAGAACGGCACCCGCGCCGCGGCGTGGGGTGGCACCACCACCATCGTCGACTTCGCCGTGCAACGCGCCGGCGAGAGCGTGCGTGACTGTCTCGACCAGTGGTTCGCCAAGGCCGAGGGCAAGTGTGCGATCGACTACGGGTTCCACCAGATCATCGGCGGCGTCGACGACCAGTCGCTGAAGGACATGGACGCGCTCGTGGACGAGGGCATCACCAGCTTCAAGCTCTTCATGGCGTACCCGGGCGTGTTCCTGTCCGACGACGGCCAGATCCTGCGGGCGATGCAGCAGGCGGCCGGCAACGGGGCGCTGATCATGATGCACGCCGAGAACGGGCTCGCGATCGACGTGCTGGCCGAGCAGGCGGTCGAACGAGGCGAGACCGACCCGGTCAACCACGGGCTCGTGCGCCGGGCCGAGTTCGAGAGCGAGGCCACGCATCGGGCGATCCAGCTCGCCAAGGTCGGGGCCGCGCCCCTCTACATCGTCCACCTCTCCGCATCGCAGGCCCTCGAGCAGGTCGCGATCGCGCGCGACCGGGGCGCCAACGTGTTCGCCGAGACCTGCCCGCAGTACCTCTACCTCAACGTCGAGGACCACATGGACCGCGGCTTCGACGGCGCCGCCTACGTGTGTTCGACCCCCCTGCGCACCAAACACGAACATCACCACGAGGACCTCTGGAAGGGTCTGCGCACCAATGACCTCAGCGTCGTGGCCACCGATCACTGCCCGTTCTGCATGAAGGACCAGAAGGAACTGGGCCGTGACGACTTCCGGGCCATTCCGAACGGCATCGGCGGCGTCGAGCACCGCATGGACCTCATCTACCAGGGTGTGGTCAACGGCGAGATCACCCTGCCCCGCTGGGTCGAACTCTGCGCGACGACCCCGGCTCGCATGTTCGGCCTCTACCCGAAGAAGGGCACGATCCAGCCGGGCGCCGACGCCGACATCGTCCTCTACGACCCCAACCGCACCTGGACCATCAGCGAAGAGAACCACCACATGAACATGGACCACTCGGCCTGGGAGGGCTTCGAGATCAACGGCCACGTCCACACCGTGATGTCTCGCGGTCGCGTGATCATCGAGAACGACTCCTACACCGGTTCGACCGGCCACGGGCAGTACCTGCGCCGCGGTCTCTCCGACTACCTCATCTAA
- a CDS encoding cytochrome P450: protein MSDLVFNPFGFSHHDDPYVTYRRLRDEAPCYRNDELRFWALSRFADVQEAFRDTELYSSAGGIALENRRPIGQSTGFDQFIELDPPDHTVLRKLVSRVFTIRTVARMEDEIRTIFTRYLDRVVETGRAEVVEDLTSPYPMDVISAVLGVPEEFREGLRRDSDKIMIRNDGVLEIPPAAAEGMLGLVGYFMEDLPRRKAGEGSGLLNDLVGFEVDGRSLTDEELLGFCVLFIIAGHETTTKMVANVLEILSRHPEQRAEVTADPALVPDVIEEVLRFHNSTQYMHRTLTRDHEMHGRQMRAGDSVLLLIGAANHDEREFGPTAEEFDIHRKAERHLAFGYGAHFCLGAALARMEGKVAVEEILRRIPDFAVDHDAKVRFHSSNVTGWRSLPITFTAREPVAG from the coding sequence GTGAGCGATCTCGTCTTCAACCCGTTCGGGTTCTCCCACCACGACGATCCCTACGTGACCTACCGGCGGCTGCGCGACGAGGCGCCGTGCTATCGCAACGACGAGCTCCGCTTCTGGGCGCTGAGCCGGTTCGCCGATGTGCAGGAGGCCTTTCGGGACACCGAGCTCTACTCGTCGGCGGGCGGTATCGCGCTGGAGAACCGGCGGCCGATCGGCCAGTCGACCGGGTTCGACCAGTTCATCGAACTCGATCCACCGGATCACACCGTGCTGCGCAAGCTGGTGAGCCGCGTCTTCACCATCCGCACCGTCGCCCGGATGGAGGACGAGATCCGCACGATCTTCACCCGCTATCTCGACCGGGTCGTCGAGACCGGCCGGGCAGAGGTGGTCGAGGACCTCACGAGCCCGTACCCGATGGATGTGATCTCGGCGGTCCTCGGCGTGCCCGAGGAGTTCCGCGAGGGGCTTCGCCGCGACAGCGACAAGATCATGATCCGCAACGACGGGGTGCTCGAGATCCCGCCCGCCGCGGCGGAGGGGATGCTCGGCCTCGTCGGCTACTTCATGGAGGATCTCCCCAGGCGCAAGGCGGGGGAGGGGAGCGGCCTGCTCAACGACCTGGTCGGGTTCGAGGTCGACGGGCGGAGCCTGACCGACGAGGAACTGCTCGGCTTCTGCGTCCTCTTCATCATCGCCGGTCACGAGACGACCACGAAGATGGTCGCCAACGTGCTCGAGATCCTGTCGCGACACCCCGAGCAGCGAGCGGAGGTGACGGCCGATCCCGCCCTCGTGCCGGACGTGATCGAGGAGGTGCTGCGGTTCCACAACTCCACCCAGTACATGCACCGGACCCTCACCCGGGACCACGAGATGCACGGCCGGCAGATGCGGGCCGGCGACTCGGTCCTGCTCCTGATCGGCGCGGCGAACCACGACGAGCGTGAGTTCGGACCCACGGCCGAGGAGTTCGACATCCACCGCAAGGCCGAGCGCCATCTCGCCTTCGGCTACGGCGCCCACTTCTGTCTCGGCGCGGCGCTGGCCCGCATGGAGGGGAAGGTCGCCGTGGAGGAGATCCTCCGACGGATCCCGGACTTCGCGGTGGACCACGACGCCAAGGTCCGGTTCCACTCCAGCAACGTGACCGGATGGCGCTCGCTGCCGATCACGTTCACGGCCCGTGAACCGGTTGCGGGGTAG
- a CDS encoding aspartate aminotransferase family protein, which yields MTTNAELHERYKAVLPSYVKPLYAEPISIDRGEGGYVWDLEGNRYLDFFGGVLTTMIGHSNPDVVAAVQAQAAKVMHTSTLYLSEPMIELAEEIAAVSGIPNARVFFTTSGSEANDTAILLATSHRKSNQVLAMRNSYHGRSFTAQAITSHSSWSSTSLSGLSVNFVQGGYRLRSPFRHLDDDEFTEACVDDLQQVIDMMTAGDVACLIAEPIQGVGGFATPPDGFFGALGKVLANHGILFVADEVQTGWGRTGEHFWGYEAHDIVPDMLTFAKGVGNGITLAGIVARAEIMDSITALSFSTFGGNPLSASAGLATLRHVREHDLQGNALRMGERLTAGLAPVVERTPWIAELRGKGLMQAIEIVQPDTIEPDSTRAGEVLEACKRRGLLVGKGGLYNNAIRITPMLDVSETEIDEGIDAIVGAIEEAS from the coding sequence ATGACAACCAACGCCGAGCTGCACGAGCGCTACAAGGCGGTCCTTCCGTCCTACGTCAAGCCGCTCTACGCCGAGCCGATCTCCATCGACCGGGGCGAAGGCGGCTACGTGTGGGATCTCGAGGGCAACCGTTACCTCGACTTCTTCGGCGGCGTGCTCACCACGATGATCGGCCACAGCAACCCTGATGTGGTCGCCGCGGTACAGGCGCAGGCGGCGAAGGTGATGCACACCTCCACGCTGTATCTCAGCGAACCGATGATCGAGCTCGCCGAGGAGATCGCGGCGGTGTCGGGCATCCCCAACGCCCGGGTGTTCTTCACCACCTCGGGCAGCGAGGCGAACGACACCGCGATCCTGCTCGCCACCAGCCACCGCAAGTCCAACCAGGTGCTGGCGATGCGCAACAGCTACCACGGTCGGTCGTTCACGGCCCAGGCCATCACCTCCCACTCGTCGTGGTCGTCCACGAGCCTCTCGGGCCTGTCCGTCAACTTCGTCCAGGGCGGCTACCGGCTGCGCAGCCCGTTCCGTCACCTCGACGACGACGAATTCACCGAGGCGTGTGTCGACGACCTCCAGCAGGTGATCGACATGATGACGGCGGGCGACGTCGCCTGCCTGATCGCCGAGCCGATCCAGGGTGTCGGCGGGTTCGCCACGCCCCCCGACGGCTTCTTCGGCGCGTTGGGGAAGGTCCTCGCCAACCACGGCATCCTCTTCGTGGCCGACGAGGTCCAGACCGGGTGGGGGCGCACCGGCGAACACTTCTGGGGGTACGAAGCCCACGACATCGTCCCCGACATGCTCACGTTCGCGAAGGGCGTCGGCAACGGCATCACCCTCGCCGGCATCGTCGCCCGGGCCGAGATCATGGACTCGATCACCGCCCTCTCGTTCAGCACGTTCGGCGGGAACCCGCTGTCCGCGTCGGCCGGCCTGGCCACCCTGCGCCACGTGCGCGAGCACGACCTCCAGGGCAACGCCCTGCGGATGGGCGAGCGGCTGACCGCGGGCCTCGCCCCGGTCGTCGAGCGCACCCCCTGGATCGCCGAGCTACGGGGCAAGGGACTGATGCAGGCGATCGAGATCGTGCAGCCCGACACCATCGAGCCCGATTCCACCCGGGCGGGCGAGGTTCTCGAGGCGTGCAAGCGCCGGGGGCTGCTCGTGGGCAAAGGTGGGCTCTACAACAACGCAATCCGCATCACGCCGATGCTCGACGTGAGCGAAACGGAGATCGACGAAGGCATCGACGCGATCGTCGGCGCAATCGAGGAGGCATCATGA
- a CDS encoding SRPBCC family protein: protein MQRHQFSFDIDATPDEVWQVFHGPKPKVMEHGDVRIEILHPGTEGGNGLVRHCHFRVPRYLLSGGRAKSWEWLTELDPPRRWRYDAIGKPLWSEATGVTELEDIGDGRTRVHFTETYHVFNPVMRALLERRVHRFISRDNDRLMKAGVEAGLRALRRGRQSG, encoded by the coding sequence ATGCAACGCCACCAGTTCTCGTTCGACATCGACGCCACCCCGGACGAGGTGTGGCAGGTGTTCCACGGCCCGAAGCCGAAGGTGATGGAGCACGGCGACGTGCGCATCGAGATCCTCCATCCGGGCACCGAGGGCGGCAACGGGCTGGTGCGTCACTGCCACTTCCGGGTGCCCCGCTACCTGCTCTCGGGCGGACGGGCGAAGAGCTGGGAATGGCTGACCGAGCTCGACCCGCCGCGTCGCTGGCGCTACGACGCCATCGGCAAGCCGCTCTGGTCCGAGGCGACCGGGGTGACCGAGTTGGAGGACATCGGCGACGGCCGCACCCGGGTGCACTTCACCGAGACGTACCACGTCTTCAACCCCGTCATGCGGGCGCTGCTCGAACGCCGCGTCCACCGCTTCATCTCCAGGGACAACGACCGGCTGATGAAGGCCGGGGTGGAGGCCGGGCTCCGCGCCCTGCGGCGCGGGCGTCAGTCCGGGTAG
- a CDS encoding PLP-dependent aminotransferase family protein, which translates to MLDRIAARVEETSADGLARAIGSLINDDVLVEGDRLPTVRALAARLDVSPNTVSEAWRILRNHGAIRTDRRRGTTVRGRRSGIGRHWQVPVEPGTIELDLSAGTPDQALLPPLGPVLQRLHADVAVTSYVDPPLLEDLEIELRRRWPFVPESLTVVDGALDALDRVVVELVRLGDVVVVEDPTFPPLLDMLDAVGAEVIGVPLDHEGPMVSVLEDALRADPVALFTQPRTHNPTGIHTSRDRARAIAGLVRGTRCVVVEDDHSGGAAGVAVESVGTVIPAQTVHIHSFSKSHGPDLRIAALGGAGELVGNIVRRRQLGPSWTSRLIQQILLTMLVDPATDRLVADAARTYQRRRDRLRACLAEHGIEVDPGVGLNMWIPVEDEHRAVVALAAHSIGVSPGAPFRVGASTAGHVRLSVGTLAERDIERVADTIASIAEASR; encoded by the coding sequence ATGCTTGATCGGATCGCCGCCCGGGTGGAGGAGACCTCCGCCGACGGGCTGGCCCGCGCGATCGGGTCGCTGATCAACGACGACGTCCTCGTCGAGGGGGACCGGCTCCCCACGGTGCGGGCCCTCGCCGCCCGCCTGGACGTCAGTCCGAACACCGTCTCCGAAGCGTGGCGGATCCTGCGGAACCATGGCGCGATCCGGACCGACCGGCGGCGGGGCACCACCGTGCGGGGGCGCCGCTCCGGCATCGGCCGGCACTGGCAGGTCCCGGTCGAGCCGGGCACGATCGAGCTCGACCTGAGCGCGGGTACCCCCGACCAAGCGCTGCTGCCGCCGCTCGGCCCGGTCCTGCAACGCCTCCACGCCGACGTCGCGGTGACCTCCTACGTCGATCCACCCCTGCTCGAGGATCTCGAGATCGAGTTGCGGCGGCGCTGGCCCTTCGTCCCCGAATCGCTCACGGTCGTCGACGGAGCGCTCGATGCCCTCGACCGGGTGGTCGTCGAACTCGTGCGGCTCGGCGATGTCGTCGTGGTGGAGGATCCGACGTTTCCGCCCCTGCTCGACATGCTCGACGCGGTGGGCGCCGAGGTCATCGGCGTACCGCTCGACCACGAGGGGCCGATGGTGTCCGTGCTCGAGGACGCCCTGCGGGCCGACCCCGTCGCCCTGTTCACGCAGCCGCGGACCCACAACCCCACGGGCATCCACACCTCACGCGATCGAGCCCGGGCCATTGCCGGGCTCGTGCGGGGCACGCGCTGTGTCGTGGTCGAGGACGACCATTCCGGCGGTGCAGCCGGCGTGGCGGTGGAGAGCGTGGGCACCGTCATCCCCGCCCAGACCGTCCACATCCACAGCTTCTCGAAGTCGCACGGGCCCGACCTGCGCATCGCCGCCCTCGGTGGTGCCGGTGAGTTGGTCGGCAACATCGTGCGACGGCGCCAACTGGGTCCGTCGTGGACCAGCCGCCTCATCCAGCAGATCCTGCTCACGATGCTGGTCGACCCGGCGACCGACCGGTTGGTCGCCGACGCGGCGCGGACCTACCAGCGGCGCCGTGACCGTTTGCGGGCGTGCCTGGCGGAGCACGGGATCGAGGTCGATCCGGGCGTCGGTCTCAACATGTGGATCCCGGTCGAGGACGAACATCGTGCGGTCGTGGCGTTGGCCGCCCACAGCATCGGCGTCTCGCCGGGAGCGCCGTTCCGGGTAGGCGCGTCGACCGCCGGCCACGTGCGGCTGAGCGTCGGCACTCTCGCCGAGCGCGACATCGAGCGGGTCGCCGACACGATCGCGTCGATCGCGGAGGCGTCTCGCTGA
- a CDS encoding class II aldolase/adducin family protein → MPFTPTPDRLVPTLTPRQELALLARALWREGYNDHLAGHITVNRGDGTLWCNPWLLTWEELRPEHVIAIDLDGTVVEPSLDGQDWPVPLGIPLHLEMHRVRPEVQVAVHSHPLYATVWADLAEVPPVLDQSSALGGGSLVAVDEYDGAANDSSAAAAAVRLMGDADMALLAAHGVFVTGVSVRAAHQRCVALEQRAERAWHARAISEGPLRSRLGAAPAAAFAKSEGDGFIGFWEAAVRVELRADPSLLDQG, encoded by the coding sequence ATGCCGTTCACGCCCACACCGGATCGTCTGGTCCCGACACTCACGCCGCGCCAGGAGCTCGCGCTGCTGGCGCGGGCCCTGTGGCGTGAGGGGTACAACGATCATCTGGCCGGCCACATCACGGTCAACCGGGGTGACGGAACGCTCTGGTGCAACCCCTGGCTGCTCACGTGGGAGGAGCTCCGGCCGGAGCACGTGATCGCCATCGACCTCGACGGCACTGTCGTCGAGCCGAGCCTCGACGGCCAGGACTGGCCGGTGCCGCTGGGCATCCCGCTGCACCTGGAGATGCACCGGGTCCGGCCCGAGGTGCAGGTGGCGGTCCACAGCCACCCCCTCTACGCCACGGTGTGGGCCGACCTCGCCGAGGTGCCGCCGGTGCTCGATCAGTCGTCGGCGCTCGGCGGTGGCTCGCTCGTCGCGGTCGACGAGTACGACGGAGCGGCCAACGACTCCAGCGCGGCGGCGGCCGCGGTGCGGCTGATGGGTGACGCCGACATGGCGCTGCTCGCCGCCCACGGGGTTTTCGTCACCGGCGTCAGCGTCCGCGCCGCGCACCAACGCTGTGTCGCCCTCGAACAGCGCGCCGAGCGAGCCTGGCACGCCCGGGCGATCAGCGAGGGCCCGCTCCGGTCACGGCTCGGGGCCGCGCCGGCAGCCGCGTTCGCGAAGAGCGAGGGCGACGGCTTCATCGGCTTCTGGGAGGCCGCCGTGCGCGTCGAGCTGCGGGCCGACCCGTCGCTGCTCGATCAGGGCTAG
- a CDS encoding CoA-acylating methylmalonate-semialdehyde dehydrogenase: protein MQQIQHLIDGVSVAATSDRTSPVFNPATGEQTGELALASVADVDAAVASAKAAFATWQSVSVARRAKLMFAYRNLVVENADEIAARLTAEHGKVLSDAGGEVARAIENIEFACGLADQLKGSHSEQASTGVDVFSVRRPLGVVAGITPFNFPAMVPLWMIPNAVACGNTFVLKPSEKDPSAPLLIAELFQEAGFPPGVLNVVQGDKVAVDRLLEHPDVKAVSFVGSTPIAHYVYETGTHHGKRVQALGGAKNHMVVLPDADIDLAADSAVSAAYGSAGERCMAISVAVAVGDVADPLVDAIKVRMEKLVIGPGTDQGSEMGPLITEAHRDKVAGYIDAGADAGATVVVDGREAEFDGDGYFLGVTLLDHVTPDMTVYTDEIFGPVLCVVRVDTYQEGVDLISTNPWGNGAAIFTRDGGAARQFQEDADAGMVGINVPIPVPVGYHSFGGWKDSAFGDTTIYGPEGIHFYTRPKVVTSRWPDPAGSAVNLGFPTNQ from the coding sequence ATGCAGCAGATCCAGCACCTCATCGACGGCGTTTCCGTCGCGGCCACCTCCGATCGAACCTCGCCGGTCTTCAACCCGGCGACGGGCGAACAGACCGGCGAGCTCGCCCTCGCATCGGTCGCCGACGTGGACGCGGCGGTCGCGAGCGCGAAGGCCGCATTCGCCACCTGGCAGAGCGTGAGCGTCGCCCGCCGGGCGAAGCTGATGTTCGCCTACCGCAACCTCGTGGTCGAGAACGCCGACGAGATCGCGGCCCGCCTCACCGCCGAGCACGGCAAGGTGCTGAGCGACGCCGGCGGGGAGGTCGCCCGGGCGATCGAGAACATCGAGTTCGCGTGTGGGCTGGCCGACCAGTTGAAGGGCAGCCACAGCGAACAGGCGTCGACCGGGGTCGACGTCTTCTCGGTCCGGCGCCCCCTGGGAGTCGTGGCCGGCATCACGCCGTTCAACTTCCCGGCCATGGTGCCGTTGTGGATGATCCCCAACGCGGTCGCCTGCGGCAACACCTTCGTCCTCAAGCCGTCGGAGAAGGATCCGTCGGCCCCACTGCTCATCGCCGAGCTGTTCCAGGAGGCCGGGTTCCCGCCGGGCGTGCTCAACGTCGTGCAGGGCGACAAGGTGGCCGTCGATCGACTCCTCGAACACCCCGACGTGAAGGCGGTGAGCTTCGTCGGCTCCACCCCGATCGCCCACTACGTCTACGAGACCGGCACCCATCACGGCAAGCGGGTGCAGGCGCTCGGCGGGGCCAAGAACCACATGGTCGTCCTCCCCGACGCCGACATCGACCTGGCCGCCGACTCGGCCGTGTCCGCCGCCTACGGATCGGCGGGCGAGCGCTGCATGGCGATCTCGGTCGCCGTCGCCGTGGGCGACGTCGCCGACCCGCTGGTCGATGCCATCAAGGTGCGCATGGAGAAGCTCGTGATCGGCCCCGGCACGGACCAGGGCTCGGAGATGGGTCCGCTCATCACCGAGGCGCACCGCGACAAGGTCGCGGGCTACATCGACGCCGGCGCCGACGCCGGGGCGACCGTGGTCGTCGACGGGCGCGAGGCCGAGTTCGACGGCGACGGTTACTTCCTCGGGGTCACGCTGCTCGACCATGTCACGCCGGACATGACCGTCTACACCGACGAGATCTTCGGCCCGGTCCTGTGTGTCGTGCGCGTCGACACCTACCAGGAGGGGGTCGACCTCATCTCCACGAACCCGTGGGGCAACGGTGCCGCGATCTTCACCCGCGACGGTGGCGCGGCCCGCCAGTTCCAGGAGGACGCCGACGCGGGCATGGTCGGCATCAACGTCCCGATCCCGGTGCCCGTGGGCTACCACTCCTTCGGCGGATGGAAGGACTCCGCCTTCGGGGACACCACCATCTACGGCCCCGAAGGCATCCACTTCTACACGCGGCCGAAGGTCGTCACGAGCCGGTGGCCCGACCCGGCCGGCAGTGCCGTCAACCTCGGCTTCCCCACCAACCAGTAG
- a CDS encoding LLM class flavin-dependent oxidoreductase: MSPTIGLYFDFRNPEPWHRDPAAYYGWHLDLMEDVDRRGIGSIWVTEHHFVEDGYLPQPLPMLSAIAARTSRCRLGTGVVVAPLMHPMVIAEQAALADVISGGRVELGLGAGYVAPEFEAFGADLAQRYHDTDHALAEVGRIHADGGCTPGPVQDPLPIWAGYLGPVGARRAGRLGVGLLTWNPASWPIYRDALVAAGHDPSVGRMGGVVDFLVAEDPERFFERLVPHRTHQLNSYRQNAAKGSGRSPRMLTEDEVREGRGSGVIGALSVLTPEAAVERIRSIAADAPVEHLYLWASIGGMPEDMVEEQAGLLIDRVQPALAG; the protein is encoded by the coding sequence ATGAGCCCAACCATCGGCCTCTACTTCGACTTCCGCAATCCGGAACCGTGGCATCGCGATCCCGCCGCGTACTACGGCTGGCATCTCGACCTGATGGAGGACGTCGACCGTCGCGGCATCGGATCGATCTGGGTCACCGAGCACCACTTCGTGGAGGACGGCTATCTCCCCCAGCCCCTCCCGATGCTCTCGGCGATCGCGGCACGCACGTCACGATGCCGGCTCGGCACCGGGGTGGTCGTCGCTCCGCTGATGCACCCGATGGTGATCGCCGAGCAGGCCGCGCTGGCCGACGTGATCAGCGGCGGTCGGGTCGAGCTCGGCCTCGGCGCCGGCTATGTCGCCCCGGAGTTCGAGGCGTTCGGGGCCGACCTCGCGCAGCGCTACCACGACACCGATCACGCGCTGGCCGAAGTGGGTCGTATCCACGCCGACGGTGGTTGCACCCCCGGGCCGGTCCAGGACCCGCTTCCGATCTGGGCCGGCTATCTCGGTCCGGTCGGGGCACGCCGAGCCGGTCGACTCGGGGTCGGGTTGCTCACGTGGAACCCGGCCAGCTGGCCGATCTATCGCGATGCGCTCGTGGCCGCCGGGCACGACCCGTCGGTGGGTCGGATGGGCGGCGTTGTCGACTTCCTGGTGGCCGAGGATCCGGAACGCTTCTTCGAGCGGCTCGTGCCCCACCGCACCCATCAGCTCAACAGCTACCGCCAGAACGCCGCGAAGGGATCCGGCCGCTCGCCCCGGATGCTCACCGAGGACGAAGTGCGCGAGGGTCGGGGGTCGGGTGTGATCGGCGCGCTGTCCGTGTTGACGCCGGAGGCCGCCGTCGAACGCATCCGTTCGATCGCGGCCGATGCGCCGGTCGAGCATCTCTACCTCTGGGCGTCGATCGGCGGCATGCCCGAGGACATGGTGGAGGAGCAGGCCGGCCTCCTGATCGACCGGGTGCAGCCGGCGCTCGCCGGCTGA
- a CDS encoding NAD(P)H-dependent oxidoreductase — protein MSTLVLLAHPDLPNSRANAMLAAAAHDLAEVTVHDLHAAYPEGRIDVEAEQQAVEAHDSIVFQFPLHWYSTPPLLKAWQDDVLTLGWAYDPMGADGTGLALRGKTLACAVTTGAPASEFGTAGWNGHSVESFLLPIAGTANFLEMRWRSPFVAYATFALDDDELARIAADYQEWLLP, from the coding sequence GTGTCCACCCTGGTGCTGCTCGCGCATCCTGATCTGCCCAACTCGCGCGCCAACGCGATGCTCGCGGCGGCGGCCCACGATCTCGCCGAGGTCACGGTCCACGATCTCCATGCCGCATACCCGGAGGGTCGGATCGATGTCGAGGCCGAGCAGCAGGCCGTCGAGGCGCACGACTCGATCGTCTTCCAGTTCCCGCTCCACTGGTACAGCACGCCGCCGCTCCTGAAGGCCTGGCAGGACGACGTTCTCACGCTCGGCTGGGCCTATGACCCGATGGGCGCCGACGGGACCGGGCTCGCCCTCAGGGGGAAGACGCTCGCCTGCGCGGTGACCACCGGCGCCCCGGCGTCGGAGTTCGGGACCGCCGGCTGGAACGGTCATTCGGTCGAGTCGTTCCTGCTCCCGATCGCCGGTACGGCGAACTTCCTCGAGATGCGGTGGCGGTCGCCCTTCGTCGCCTACGCCACGTTCGCGCTCGATGACGACGAGCTCGCCCGAATCGCCGCCGACTATCAGGAGTGGCTACTCCCATGA
- a CDS encoding nitrilase-related carbon-nitrogen hydrolase, whose product MSEVVKAAILQTAWTGDKESMIELHEKYLAEAAEAGTQVMCFQELFYGPYFCQVQDAKFYSYAEAIPDGPTTKRFQELAAKYGIVLVLPMYEEEQPGILYNTAAVIDADGSYLGKYRKVHIPQVNGFWEKFYFRPGNLGYPVFDTAVGKVAVNICYDRHFPEGWRALGLNGAQMVFNPSATSRGLSAYLWQLEQTASAAANMYFVGAINRVGVEDLGDNDFYGTSYFANPRGQFVGDVASDTAEELVIRDLDLGLVNEVRDQWAFYRDRRPDMYGNLTEA is encoded by the coding sequence ATGTCCGAGGTAGTGAAGGCCGCGATACTCCAGACCGCGTGGACCGGTGACAAGGAGTCGATGATCGAGCTCCACGAGAAGTACCTCGCCGAGGCCGCCGAAGCCGGCACCCAGGTGATGTGTTTCCAGGAGCTGTTCTACGGCCCCTACTTCTGTCAGGTGCAGGACGCGAAGTTCTACAGCTACGCCGAGGCGATCCCGGACGGACCGACCACCAAGCGGTTCCAGGAGCTCGCCGCCAAGTACGGCATCGTCCTCGTCCTTCCCATGTACGAAGAGGAACAGCCGGGCATCCTCTACAACACCGCGGCGGTGATCGACGCCGACGGCAGCTATCTGGGCAAGTACCGCAAGGTCCACATCCCGCAGGTCAACGGCTTCTGGGAGAAGTTCTACTTCCGGCCCGGAAACCTCGGCTACCCCGTGTTCGACACCGCGGTCGGCAAGGTCGCCGTCAACATCTGCTACGACCGCCACTTCCCCGAGGGCTGGCGGGCGCTCGGTCTCAACGGCGCCCAGATGGTGTTCAACCCGTCGGCCACCAGCCGAGGCCTGTCGGCGTATCTGTGGCAGCTCGAACAGACCGCCTCGGCCGCGGCCAACATGTACTTCGTCGGCGCCATCAACCGGGTCGGCGTGGAGGACCTGGGCGACAACGACTTCTACGGAACCTCCTACTTCGCCAACCCCCGCGGCCAGTTCGTGGGTGACGTCGCCTCCGACACCGCGGAGGAGTTGGTGATCCGCGACCTGGACCTCGGCCTCGTCAACGAGGTCCGCGATCAGTGGGCCTTCTACCGGGACCGCCGTCCCGACATGTACGGCAACCTCACCGAGGCATGA